From Vigna angularis cultivar LongXiaoDou No.4 chromosome 11, ASM1680809v1, whole genome shotgun sequence:
TTGAAATACAATTAAAGAAGACCTTTAAAACTAACAAAACAAGGACGTGCAGCAGCTATAAATTGGCATATGTTTCCATgtgaaatgaattaaaataaggCCTTGGAACTAATACATAAAAACGTGGCAGCAGCACTTGAATTGGTTAAATCCACCTATTTACCAAGAGCAATTGAAAGCTATTAAAGTGAAAGCAATTAACGTGCAACCAGTACTCCATTATAGTCATGTCCAATTCCAATTAGAATAAGAAATGCAAGAAAGGGGCCGTGGGCCACTTCTTCTCAATCACATGAAAGAAAGCACTTGGTTTAAGAATTCTGAAAAGTTGCTTCCATTCACGTAAATTCCTTCTCCAAAAGATGCTCTTTGAAAGCTTTTGTCTTCTTCTCCAAAGCACTCTTCACACGGCTCCACTCTCCTTACTTTCCATCTAAAATCAATCACTActtcttataataataacaataacaatccTATTCTAACAAACCAAACTCGGTGCTGCATAAATGATTCACGTTTCCCTTCAttttaatcaaaacaaaacaagatgGAAAGGTGCAAAGGGGCTGCTCCATGGACTCAACACTACACGgcattatataaaagaaaggcAAAGATAACATAGcatttggaaaatgaaaacaagTAGGACCCTACTACTTTTCTTCAAAgctaaataaaattgtatatgcTGGCTGAATTCATATCCACATCACCATGCAAACAATTACTTGGCCATGttcaaatgaataaaaagaTGCAAGACCGTGGACACTTGCACTTTTTCTGCAGAATTTAATGCACACACCCTTTCTATAAGCTAATGACCGTCCACTTTGCTGCATCCATTCCAGCTGCACTCTCCTTTCCTCCTTCTTCAACTACGTTCCCTTCTCATCAAAAATCACTTCTCCCCTTTGTAACAAATCCTTCTCTTCCTCTCTACTCTTTAGCAAGCAAATAAGTGTGTGTGGTTTACTCTTCCATACAGCAGAAACAAATCAGCATCTACAAGGTTTCACTGgcctctcctcttctctttacCGTGAACTcccatctcatattaaacaactttctttttgtggttttttatattgaataggTGACGGCAGTTCCTTTCTACTCTACTATGAAAGCAAAACAAATGAACATGATATTTGGTTCTACACAAAGCCATGAATCATCTTTTCAAAGGTTACAAGATGCTAAGAGATTGTATGAAAATGCAGAAAACCAAATGGAAGATGCAATTACaattcaagaaagaaaataaacataagcTATTCATTCATCATGAACATGTTTCCAGTTCTCAAGGAAAATCATTCAAAGTACAAAGAAGCAAAGCAAAGTAAAGGAAACAAACTAGCTGCCTCTTGGTCTTGTGTCTTCTTCCAGTAGTGTTTCAAGAATCAAATACAGTTTTGCTTCCCTCTTCTAGCTCTCTGGACGTATCATCTCACACCAGCACCTTCTCTTCCTTCATCAAGCCATGATCTCTGTAATACTCTTGCTATACTCCACgggaaaagagaaaagatagGATGCCCCCAAATTGCCGAGAGGAAGGAGGTTTTAAGAGACCCCAAAAATCAGCATGTGTGTTGTCTCTTTGTGCCATAGAGTAGCGGCTGATCCACCACCTAGTAGTTagcctttttcatttttcttcaatcaatCCCCTGTGCTTGGATTTAGCTCTCCAATTGGTGTTTCACGGGATGACTTTGTTCTTGGATTTAGCTCATTCTACCTTTTCTCAATTGTATGTTGAATTTTCCAAAGGTGGTATGTGTATGGCCGAGACTTTCAAGTATGGTCACTTCCCTCATTTAATTTGTAATGTGAATTGTATACATAAGACAATGCTAttcttttccaaaacaattCATAAAACAGTGGGCTGCACATGGAACTTGGTGGTCTCTTCTCTTTCATTCCAACTTAGGCTAAATGTTTTGCAAAATTCTTCATTTGAATCCAAAGAGTTGTCGTGAGGTGTAATGATGCCAAGCCTATTTTGCTTTTACAaactcaagaaaaatatttcattatacGGATCAATACACAGATTAATTCAATGCAGTACGGCTTCGACTAGATAACACAGTgtgtaaataaatattgttcctaatgttctaaaatatttacataattttccctgcactcactaatgtaaataattattctcagataattcaaattaagtaaaataagaatttctgatcaaattaagcacaatcagtaaaaacgggaaaatactggacaattaagcacaactccctgattaattttagtacagtaaactaagtgaagtgaagaaaataatgactcaTCAGCATGTTTCTAACACAAAACAGTAGCAAAAACTCACAATAAAAGGGGttagaacaacaacaaaatcactCCAAAATAGCAGCTCACTTATAGGTTGAAGGCTTACGATTTTGtgtaaaagaaaggaaagatcACTTAAAATCACTTGCAAGCTTCACTCAAGATAGAAATATGTCTCAAAGTCAGAATTTAGATCACTTAATCAATGAAAAATACAAGTGAAAGAATGTACAATCAACCTCAACAAATACAAGGGCACAAGCCAAGAGACATAGACTTCaagaagcaaaaaaaaaaaaatcaagtgaaaaccactAGACAAATGATGTAAAAGGAACCTagtaaaacaagaaaaattgaCAGAAAAATGGCGGCAAACTAGAAGACTACAAGATACAAAACAACAAGGAAAATAAAGGAATCAAAACAAAGGCACATCTAAATATACTACAACAAAAGAATACACACAAACAAGGCAATCACACCAAAAGTCCTCTATGCATACATGAAGAGAAAGATCTAAAATTGAGTGGAAATAATTTAACATGCTTCAAACTAATATATTATGTAAACTGATGATAATAGAGGCTCAAATTAAGATGTTAAAATACACACCCAAAACTGGAAGAGTGCCTTAGCCACATTCAAAATAGTAAGCACAAAACATATTGATGCATTGTTGATTGTTTTCAAACTGCTACAACCATATGTTTCAACCAAGCACTCAAGATTTGAGTTTGTGTGTTTGAACAACACtgattttatgtttgtttgagAGCTCTACTAGTGTAGAACACATAAGCAAAGCATACACACTTAAATCCTAGTTTGATCCATCTCAATTCATCATATAAGAGTAATGATGCAAAGGACTCTAGCAAGTGCAATTCAAGATAAAATTGCTAGAAAACCCCTAAAGAGGAATCACATATGactcaaatcaaaagttaaacAGTCAATAAGGACTTCAAATAGACCATCCAAGACAAGAAATAATAGTtggaaaggaaaataaaaagaatttagaaGCCTACTTATTGAAGACTTCCAAGAGGTACTTGTTGTTTGTGTTCGAAGGATTTGTTTATACCATATGGACGAAAACTTTTGGACCACTTCTAGGAACTTAATTGGAGTCTTTACATCATTCTTGAGGTATTCTTGATGTTGAATAACATCCAGAAGCAAAACTCTATCTAGCAAACACACAAAACAGTAAACAAATATGACAAACGGATTAGGAATGACCCAAACTGCAAGCAAACTATGGAGTATTGAATGAATTATCACCAAATGAACATagtaaatgataaaattaaagtgAAATAAAGACTGGGTATTGGTCCTAACATGTAAACAAAACTATACAAAAGATTTCACTCAAATTCGAGTTGAAATGCGCAAGTTATGACATAAACATTGCTGGACTACAATCAACGTGCGTTGGAGATTGCGCTGAGCGCCGacgaaaaaaaaacaaaggttTTTTTCTATCTAACATGCATTCCTAAATTAATCAAACCTAAGGCTCTAATACCACATGATATAGAACAACATGCCCAGATAGAAATAAGCCTAAGAACTAAACGAGAACAATTAAGAATTGGAATTAAAAGGCTAAAAATgtaagagagaaaggaaaaaaaccTTATGAATTGGAAGAAATACCACTTGAAAGGATCCAAGATAAATTTCAAGGATGATCGACGCTTATTCTTCACAAGATAAGACCCGAAATTGGACTAAGAGACAAAATTCTATCTAACATGCATTCCTAAATTGATCAAACCTAAGGCTTTGATACCACATGATATGGAACAACATGCCTAGATGAAAATAAGCCTAAGAACTAAATGAGAACAATTAATAAATggaattaaaagactaaaaatgtaagagagaaaggagaaaaacCTTATGAGTTGTAAGGCATGCCACTTGAAAGGATCCAAGATAAATGTCATGGATGATCGACACTTGTTCTTCACAAGATAAGACCCAAAGTTGGACTAAGAGACaaaattctatctcaaagaagtaATGCAATTGAATACAAAACActctttatattcaaatttgaaggTGTATGTGCAAAGGAGACCTTAGGTTGCTTATATAGCACTAGGAGATTAAGTAGGTGGAGAAAACTAAAGAATGTGAGACTTTGAGACCTTCAAGTCTAGACAACAGCTCTCAAGGTTGTTTTaagtcccacatctcttaaTTCTACAAGTTCTTAAGGGTACTTAATCTACCTAACTAGTCTAAAgatcaaaactaaaactatacATGAGCGAACTTGCATTACAAGCAACTATAAGGagaataaacttatttattcttctttcttttaagtccAAATCATGTTGAGGAGGCACGAATGGAGGAATGCCATGACCAGGACGCAAACAAGAGCCTTTGACAATGGCGCCAAAGACGACGCTCTGCGACGATGGTCACCAGAATGCGaatgtcataaaaaaattatcggtaatttaaaatattacttagGTCTTTACACAATAAttcttttatcatatatatgtttttaataatatatatacttaattagatcacttgattaataaaatataataatcataatatatttaatgaattcttatatatatatatatatatatatatatatatatatatatatatatatatatatatatattcttttcttagtgagaaaaaaagagaaaaaagagagtagaTAGTAGGTGTTTTAAGAGATGCCGAGTGAGAAAGAAAGTATTTTTCTATGTAATCTTTTGTTTTAGAAGTTTCTTTGAGAAATAATTCAGTTTTGGGTAATGCTCcaccttttctctttttactttttattttatcggCTTCTCTCTAATTTGTTTACCTTCTTTTTGAAGACTTCTAACAACTTCTCTGAAGATGGTTCTACAAGTTTTGTTAGTACATGTTACTTTGCGTCTAAAAGCTTCGTAAGGGAGGGCAAGCATCTAGTTCAGGGATATGAAATACTTGAAGGTGAAGTTGAGAATTTTGTGTTATTGTATatgttgtgatttatttattCGAATTATTCTTTAACACGTAAGGGTAGGTTGATGTGTCTGTGCagttttgtatttttagataaaaagttggtggaagCAGAGCAGAAAGGGCAGGAACAGATTTCATATTGTTACAGAAAAGGAGCATGATGAAATTTCTAAGGTGTGGAGGGAAGACAGGTATGAATAATGATGACGTGGAAAATAGCTACAAAGTAGAAGAACAACCTTCAAGGAATGTGATAGAAAGCTCAGAAGAACGACGCAGTGATGAAGCTAAAGCACATGGTTGGTGGTTGTTGCCAAAGAAAACATACGATTTGATAAAAGAGAACAAGCCTGAATCCGATTGGAGCGAAATAGACGACGACACTGTAAAGCAAGAGAGGCCCAGAAGAAACACGGTGCTGCATATAGCAGCTCTCTACGGAAATGATAAGTGTGTGGAGAAAATAGTTGAAATTGGTCCAGAGCTTTTGAAAGCAAGAAATAGTAATGAGGATACACCACTGCATGTTGCTGCAAGAGCTGGCAAGATCTCTACTCTTGAGATTTTGTTGGTTGCACTTCTCCGTGATTTAGATCCAAATTCGGAAGAAGCCAAAGCGACAATCCTTGTAGCCAACTTCCAAGGAAATACTTTCTTTCATGAGGCTTTATTGAATGGTCACAAAAATGTTATTAACATTCTAGATTCTTCACCAGGCTTCAAGCAATTGGCTGAGGATACTGCGTTTACTCGTAGAAACCGTAGTGGCAAATCAGTTTTGCACTTAGCAATCGAGAAAGGCTACCGAGACATTGTTGATGATTTATTGACCAGAGTAATTCCTCGTTACCAAGGTATAAAAGTTCCTACACACTTTAATTTCCacctattatttttttctttaatttcacaATCATTTGGTCGGAGAACCAACGATGattattgaataattaattgctaattattaataagttaggccttttcaatttttccaattaatattttattttataattaagtttttcgATAAATACTTCTCAGATTATGTCCAACCTCTTCTCTTTCCATTCTATTAATACACAAATGTTTTTAATGCATCTCCAAAAATTGTTCGAGTgagttttcttaaaaaaaaattgaaatgtgaATTTCAAtacatacaatttatttaaaacctaaagaaaactttcataaattaaaaaattattacgtagttaagtaattataaatctttatattttataagtacttttttaattttaaacaatttatatacaaataatttacattaaaataatattttaattcgtAAATATCTGATTCTGAGAGAACTAAAGATCTTAATTCTGCATCTCAAACATATTTTGTCTGCATATTACAGTTTTATATGATAATCATTATAGTATGTCCCCGATAACATTTTTATTAGAAGAAAATCAtctaaacttatatttattttcctcTCTCTGTCATTCCCAGCCACCACTGAACATGAAAGATACTTCCCTTGCCGCATGCGTAACAAAGGAGGTAACATTTCAATGAACTTCAACTGTGTCTGTTGAACTTTTATGGTCATTGAAATCGCGAACACCTGTGTATCTTTTGTTATCAGAACTTATGTCAGCGACTCTGGATATGCAAATGGCAAAAGAAAACTTGTGGACGATCTTACAAAGTCAACGAGACCCGTCACCACCCATTGAGGCAATCTTAAAAGGTAAATTTTGTTGTATAActgtatattttatattatcattcaCTAATAAATGTATTCATGATCCTTAAACGATATACTTTTGATTGAGAATAAGGAGTTCAAAAAATATCCTTAAAAAGTGAGAATATTCACGATCATATTTGCATACATTTGTAGTTAGTTTTATAAAACGAAAATTTAACACAATTAAtacttcattaaaaaataaagacaatttTAAAGATTcaattagaaaaatgttttacaCAACTTATACAAAACTTATCCCAgcttaattattaaattgatccattttcaaaattttgtactTTTAAAACATGTGGCGGTGGTATGGAAACTCCCGCAAAATAGTTCTGAAATTCCTATAACTACTGgcgattttgaaaattttcaacaaataGCTAGAAATTCCTGTAATTAGTAACGGTTAAACAAAAATTGctaataattatttacttttttcaaCTATGTTTTTTTCTGACgtaaacacaaaaaatatatttattagagaTTAAAACTGCGTAAAAAATAACTTCTAATAAAATTTGACATCTTTGTAATGTTAACAAATTTAATGAATGTAATAAGAATATttactataaaattttaatactaGTCAAAGAAAATAGACAAACACTTTGTATTATATATAGAGGTTATCCTATTATCTCTATTCAATATTCaagttttcttaaatttcagaaattaatgtaattggttaatttgttttgtcattcatatttgtttatttgatattgattttctattatttcttcatttctctaaataattcatttattcgATATTTTTGTCAAGATTGTGCTTATAATTAGTTATTCATGATATATGTCAGATATTCTAGAAAAAATagtaaacaaaaagaaagaatggATTCATGGTAAGGATCACAAAAAAAGAAATGCTGTTCACCATGCGGCTTCTATAGGTTACCTAGATGGTGTTCAATTCTTACTTGAAAGTTGTGATACATGTCATATGGAAAGAGACAAAGATGGtttttttcctcttcatttGGCCTCTGCATATGGGCATACTGAAGTGGTAAAGAAATTGCTAGAACTTTGTCCAAATCCCAGAGAAATAGTTGATGAGAAAGGTCGAAATATCATTCACATTGCAGCTATAAAGGGTCAATTTAATGTGATAAGGTACATCTTGCAAGATGCAAAAGATGAAGTTAAAGATATGATAAATGACAAGGATTATGATGGAAACACTCCCTTGCATTGGGCTGCCTCATATTGTCATCCAAAAGTTGTGCAAGCCTTGACATGGGACACAAGGATTGATCTCCATTGCCTTAACAACAACCACCAAACAGCTCTCGATgcttttaagaaatttaaacaaGAAGATAATCCGACCTTCCCACAGGCAAGTATATATAGAGTATTGCGTTTACTTAAAATTTCAAGATTTAAATATGCCTTTTTAGTTTATGGTGACTGCTATGGTAGTATATGTTCGATAGGGTTCTTAATCGATCAAAATTCATCTTGAATGATTATGTTCAGGGAActacttttgttttatttttcattagcTCTCACATAATATAGTAAGGTGGTATATTTCATCCACATTAATTGTctaaattgtcaaaaaaaaaattgatcatcatcatcatagcTCTCCTAAGACATTATTGGAATGTTCAATTTGTAACACGAACTTGTATTTGTAGCGGTTAACATGGTGTCAACTAAAATCTGCTGGCGTACAAAATGCTAAAAGATGGTTACAGAATATCGAGATCCCTTCCCCCTACAAGCCAAAACCCAAAAGCACAGAATTTTATAAAGACAGAATCAACACTCTTATGGTGGTTTCAACCCTTATTACTACAGTAGCATTTGCCGCAGGTTTTACTTTGCCTGGTGGAACTAATAGTTCTACTCCAAGACAAGGCATGGCTATTATGTTACATCACGTGTGGtttaaatcatttattttctGCATCACAGTATCCATGTACGGTGGTATTAGTGTCATTATTATACTCATTTGGGCTCAATTAGGAGATATAACTTTGGCTATTTTTGCACTTGAGGTGGCAGCACCCGTTTTAGGAGTCACTCTTGCAACCTTATCAGTGGCATTCTTGGCTGGTGTCCACCTTGCTATAAGCAATCTCAGTTGGTTGGCCACTACTATTATGATTTTGAGTGTGATCTTCATTCTTTTACTTTTGTTGCTGTACATTCTTCTCTGTTTGCCCTCAGCATCAAGCAACCGAATAATGCGATGGATTTCTTATTTCCCTTTCAAGATTCTCACATGGTTATTTGAGAAAAGTTCAACTGAAGGTAGGTACTTTCCGATACATTATTCAAAATGCTACATCTTTATggctttgttttcttctttatcttttttgaGATGGAGATTGAACTTTGTTTTCATGTACATCTTATCTTATATAGTTGTATGATATTACTCATCACTTTTATGTACAAAATCATTTGGCTTTATGAGATATAAAATCTTTTATGAAAGTTTAATAACCAAGTACGCCATACTAGTACTTCTAAAAGAATGCAACGACTACTTACTTGTTGTCTCTATTGTTGAATTGGTGAAGGCATAGTTACATTACATGATATTGATACTGATATTAAAGAACTGGAGGAACATGAATATGGAGGAAAGCAAACAGAAGAAACAGAAGAACTTGAATATGGAGGAAAGCAAACAGAAGAAACTGAAGAAAcagaagaagttgatgaaggGGAGAATGAGAAGGATGATAATGATTGTTAAAGTTATACTGCGGTTGCAGCAGCAGTTACAACAATTTActtcttcaattaatttctgttttatttttaaaaaaagatgtttGACTGTTTCAAATATCTTAGTCAGTTTCAGATTTTGTAGTAAGTTGTTAAACATGGAATTGTGTCCCATGTATTCCTACTTTTATGCTTTGTGCAGTTTGAATCTTTGCTGTATTTAAAGTGTTTATCAATTCAATAAAAGTTGTAGCTTTTATTCAGAAAATCTCCAACAAATTGGTATCAGAACTCTCTTCTTGAGGGACCTGTGGGAAATCATTTTTAATCTCTATGGCTTCAGAAACCCCATACACGGCACTGGCACCACCCGTTTTTTACGGTAAAGGCTATCATGTCTGGGCAGCAAGGATGGAGGCTCATCTTGAGGCAAATGATCTTTGGGAAGCTGTGGAAGAGGAGTATGAAGTTCTTCCATTACCTACAAACCCAACAGTGGCACAGATAAAAACTCACaaggagagaaaatcaagaaaatcAAAGGCACGAGCTTCATTATTTGTTGCCGTCTCTCCTGAAATCTTTCTCAGAATTATGACGATAAAATCAGCTTTTGAAGTCTGGAATTTCTTAAAAAAGGAGTATGAAGGCGATGAAAGGATTAAAGGAATGAAAATTCTAAATCTTATTAGAGAGTTTGAATTCCAGAAGATGGATGAATCTGAAACAGTGAAGGAGTACTTTGATAAATTACTCAAAATCGCAAACAAAGTAAGATTACTTGGTTCTGAATTTTCTGATTCCAGATTAGTACAAAAAATTCTTGTGACTATTCCTGAAAGGTTTGAAGCTACCATTACTTCCCTGGAAAACTCCAGAAATCTGTCAAATATTACTTTGGCAGAATTGTTGAATGCGTTGCAGGCACAAGAACAAAGAAGGCTTATGAGGTCTGAAGGATCTATTGAAGGAGCACTAGCTGCAAAGGCTAGCTCGAGTTATGggcgaaaagaaaaaaaatttgaaagttacAGGGACAACCCTGATTTTTCTCCTTGTAAACATTGTGGAAGAAAAAATCATCCATCTTCAAAGTGCTGGAGAAAACCTGACCAGCAATGTGAAAAATGCCATGAAAATGGGACATCATCAAAGAATTTGCAGAAGCAACAATCAGCAAAATATAGTCACACAAGAGAATGTCCAACAAAAGAATGTTGCCCAAGTTgctgatgaagaagaagagcaacTTTTTGTGGCCACTTGCCTTGCCATTCCCAATTCAAGTGAGAAGTGGCTAATTGATAGTGGTTGCACTAATCATATGACATTTGATCGTGATCTCTTTAAGAAATTGGATACTTCTGTGATTTCCAGAGTAAAGATTGGAAATGGAGAATATATTGAAGTCAAAGGAAAAGGCACAGTAGCAATTGAAAGTGTTTCAGGTACAAAACTTATCAAAGATGTGTTATTTGTACctgatagtggcatattttgctatgaattcagtattgaattagagaaaatatcaactctttctcatcctttttaccttgtaaatcctagttttcatttagtttaagaagtggtttcatcttaagctttaattagataaattgatcattaacccctttatttatacaagttaattagttggaagaagtctctgcatcaaatgaagagtgctggaaccagagaaaacaagaaaacagcaaaaatagcaaaaatatgaagaaccagaatctggaaaaagttagctggagcgcccttttttcatgggcgctggagcgggctctgcaccaggactggagctagctggagcgccccctaaaaaagggcgctggagctccctttttcctgttttcgcgcgctggagcgcggtctcaagcgcgcctgctgctgatttggcagattgggtttatttaaccccaaattagaagggctttgacatctttggcatcccagacacaaattctctcaattggagcgtccagaggcgagctaggagctgtgggaacagcccttcttcatccttgggtcctcctccttcttccatttccaccattgttgtaagctcaagctctccattcatggagagctagtttcattcttgttggggattgatgtaaccacgaatctcttatgtaattacagttgttttgaatgattatatgcctctttcattgattgttagtgtttaattcctctacttaaagcttgtatgagtaattcaaccatatcatgattttagggtttggttgatattgggaaatattgggtgaatctagaactggattaaacacctaaaggaaattgtatctagggatagaactaggacctttggttgtcttgaatctcaattcttaaagcggatgaacttgttaggttttccaagggattggagtttaagaagtaagtctaggctctctctaccaagggattgggtttgagtaaattagaagattgacattggctaattaatgaagaggaagtgattttctatacataagagtgaagtaggtgaaatcaacccccaacaatatcattccatatcatttctaatctttgcatttct
This genomic window contains:
- the LOC108333595 gene encoding protein ACCELERATED CELL DEATH 6; the protein is MMKFLRCGGKTGMNNDDVENSYKVEEQPSRNVIESSEERRSDEAKAHGWWLLPKKTYDLIKENKPESDWSEIDDDTVKQERPRRNTVLHIAALYGNDKCVEKIVEIGPELLKARNSNEDTPLHVAARAGKISTLEILLVALLRDLDPNSEEAKATILVANFQGNTFFHEALLNGHKNVINILDSSPGFKQLAEDTAFTRRNRSGKSVLHLAIEKGYRDIVDDLLTRVIPRYQATTEHERYFPCRMRNKGELMSATLDMQMAKENLWTILQSQRDPSPPIEAILKDILEKIVNKKKEWIHGKDHKKRNAVHHAASIGYLDGVQFLLESCDTCHMERDKDGFFPLHLASAYGHTEVVKKLLELCPNPREIVDEKGRNIIHIAAIKGQFNVIRYILQDAKDEVKDMINDKDYDGNTPLHWAASYCHPKVVQALTWDTRIDLHCLNNNHQTALDAFKKFKQEDNPTFPQRLTWCQLKSAGVQNAKRWLQNIEIPSPYKPKPKSTEFYKDRINTLMVVSTLITTVAFAAGFTLPGGTNSSTPRQGMAIMLHHVWFKSFIFCITVSMYGGISVIIILIWAQLGDITLAIFALEVAAPVLGVTLATLSVAFLAGVHLAISNLSWLATTIMILSVIFILLLLLLYILLCLPSASSNRIMRWISYFPFKILTWLFEKSSTEGIVTLHDIDTDIKELEEHEYGGKQTEETEELEYGGKQTEETEETEEVDEGENEKDDNDC